One stretch of Thermithiobacillus tepidarius DSM 3134 DNA includes these proteins:
- a CDS encoding thioredoxin family protein translates to MVSLVTPPGELGMLAPDFDLPGVDGRRYTLADFAGAKALLVMFICNHCPYVKAIEDRIIRDARELAAHGVSSVAISANDPSDYPEDSFESMARRAREKAYPFPYLFDESQAVAKAYGAVCTPDFFGFDARRRLQYRGRLDASRKETVPDAPRDLFQAMLQIAETGRGPEQQWPSMGCSIKWREEHGA, encoded by the coding sequence ATGGTCAGTTTGGTTACGCCGCCCGGCGAGCTCGGTATGCTCGCCCCGGATTTCGATCTGCCCGGCGTGGACGGGCGCCGCTACACCCTGGCGGACTTTGCCGGCGCCAAGGCGCTCCTGGTGATGTTTATCTGCAATCACTGCCCCTACGTCAAGGCCATCGAGGACCGCATCATCCGCGACGCGCGCGAGCTGGCGGCGCACGGCGTGTCGAGCGTGGCCATCAGTGCCAACGACCCCAGCGACTATCCCGAGGACAGCTTCGAGAGCATGGCGCGCCGCGCCCGCGAGAAAGCCTATCCCTTCCCTTACCTCTTCGACGAGAGCCAGGCGGTGGCCAAGGCCTACGGCGCGGTGTGCACGCCGGACTTCTTCGGCTTCGATGCGCGGCGGCGCCTGCAGTACCGCGGGCGCCTGGACGCCTCGCGCAAGGAAACGGTGCCGGATGCCCCGCGCGACCTGTTCCAGGCCATGCTGCAGATCGCCGAGACCGGCCGTGGCCCCGAACAGCAGTGGCCCAGCATGGGCTGCTCCATCAAGTGGCGCGAGGAGCATGGTGCGTGA
- a CDS encoding aspartate carbamoyltransferase catalytic subunit — MSPAFPRLGGGNPQLRPDGRLGHLLSIEGLPERILLEILNTAESFLQIGERAVKKTPTLRGKTVVNLFFESSTRTRTTFELAAKRLSADVLNINVATSSHNKGESLLDTIDNLMAMHVDGFVMRHSEAGAAHLVARHVDQDAWVVNAGDGRHAHPTQGLLDVFTILRHKGPVDQLKVAIVGDILHSRVARSQIHALSILGCPDIRVVAPKTLLPAAVEHLGVRVFHDLDEGLEGVDVVTMLRLQQERMEANLLPSSNEYFRQYGLTDKRLERADPDAIVLHPGPMNRGVEIDSVVADGPRAVILPQVTHGLAIRMAVLTSLAGARDRDLHRDHG; from the coding sequence ATGAGTCCGGCCTTCCCGCGCCTGGGGGGCGGCAACCCCCAGCTCCGGCCCGACGGCCGCCTGGGCCACCTGCTGAGCATCGAGGGCCTGCCCGAGCGCATCCTGCTGGAAATCCTCAACACCGCCGAATCCTTTCTGCAGATCGGCGAGCGCGCGGTCAAGAAAACGCCCACCCTGCGCGGCAAGACCGTGGTGAACCTCTTCTTCGAGAGCAGCACGCGCACCCGCACCACCTTCGAGCTGGCTGCCAAGCGCCTGAGCGCGGACGTGCTCAACATCAACGTGGCCACCAGCAGCCACAACAAGGGCGAATCCCTGCTGGACACCATCGACAATCTCATGGCCATGCACGTGGACGGCTTCGTCATGCGCCACAGCGAAGCGGGCGCGGCTCACCTGGTCGCCCGCCACGTGGATCAGGACGCCTGGGTGGTCAACGCCGGCGACGGCCGCCACGCCCATCCCACCCAGGGCCTGCTGGACGTCTTCACCATCCTGCGCCACAAGGGTCCCGTCGATCAGCTGAAGGTGGCAATCGTCGGCGACATCCTCCATTCCCGGGTGGCGCGCTCCCAGATCCATGCCCTCAGCATCCTGGGCTGCCCCGACATCCGCGTGGTCGCGCCCAAGACCCTGCTGCCCGCCGCCGTGGAGCACCTGGGCGTGCGAGTCTTCCATGACCTGGACGAGGGCCTGGAGGGGGTGGACGTGGTGACCATGCTGCGCCTGCAGCAGGAACGCATGGAGGCCAATCTGCTGCCCAGCTCCAACGAGTACTTCCGGCAGTACGGCCTGACGGACAAGCGCCTGGAGCGGGCCGATCCGGACGCCATCGTCCTGCATCCGGGACCCATGAACCGCGGCGTGGAAATCGACTCGGTGGTGGCCGACGGCCCGCGCGCGGTGATCCTGCCGCAGGTGACCCATGGCCTGGCCATCCGCATGGCAGTGCTCACCTCGTTGGCCGGCGCGCGCGACCGGGACCTTCATCGCGATCACGGGTAA
- a CDS encoding 16S rRNA (uracil(1498)-N(3))-methyltransferase — protein MRTIRIHTPEPLTVSGETVLPPAASNHLVRVLRQGPGAPVTLFNGDNREYAAILDTADPRAARLRITDCRPADRESPLAVHLLAGISKGERMDYTVQKAVELGVAGIQPVFCAATVVRLDADKRERRRAHWQEIAVSACEQCGRNRVPPVLPPVDFAQALTQATAGLRLVLHGQAAAGLRDLGRPDAPVTLLIGPEGGLSAAEIAAAEAAGFRPLRLGPRVLRTETAGVAALAALQALWGDW, from the coding sequence ATGCGCACCATTCGGATCCACACCCCCGAACCCCTGACCGTTTCCGGCGAAACCGTGCTCCCGCCCGCCGCCAGCAACCACCTGGTGCGGGTGCTGCGCCAGGGCCCGGGCGCTCCGGTCACCCTCTTCAACGGCGACAACCGGGAATACGCGGCGATACTGGACACGGCGGACCCGCGGGCGGCACGCCTGCGCATCACCGACTGCCGGCCGGCGGATCGCGAGTCGCCGCTCGCCGTCCATCTGCTGGCCGGCATCTCCAAGGGCGAGCGCATGGACTACACCGTGCAAAAGGCGGTCGAACTGGGGGTCGCCGGCATCCAGCCGGTGTTCTGCGCCGCGACGGTGGTGCGCCTGGACGCCGACAAGCGCGAGCGGCGGCGGGCCCACTGGCAGGAGATCGCCGTGTCCGCCTGCGAGCAGTGCGGCCGCAATCGGGTGCCGCCCGTGCTGCCGCCCGTCGATTTCGCCCAGGCGCTGACCCAGGCCACCGCCGGGCTGCGCCTGGTGCTTCACGGCCAGGCCGCCGCCGGGCTGCGCGATCTCGGTCGCCCGGACGCGCCCGTGACCCTGCTCATCGGGCCGGAAGGCGGGCTGAGTGCGGCGGAGATCGCCGCCGCCGAAGCCGCGGGCTTCCGGCCGCTGCGCCTGGGCCCGCGGGTGCTGCGCACGGAAACCGCCGGGGTCGCCGCCCTGGCCGCGTTGCAGGCTTTATGGGGCGACTGGTAA
- a CDS encoding dihydroorotase: protein MEQQPIRRHIANAYVIDPASGFEGRQDLFIAAGRIAGRGEAPAGFAADEYIDAGGLMLCPGLVDLRARLREPGEELHGDMQSELRAAVAGGITSVGCPPDTLPVADQVSVIRHQLGRAAELGLARVHPLAALTQGLAGQHLAEMALLLAAGAVGVSNGDRAIAHSGILRSALEYAASLPATVFLHSEDAQLGKGDMHEGEVSTRLGLPGHPAAAEAIGVARDLLLAELTGARVHFQHLSSAAALDQLRPALLRLPVSADASVAHLHLTHYDVGYFNTHAKTCPPLRTHRDRDALRAALRTGQISAITSDHAPWHEDASRDTFHNAAAGISGLDTFLPLVLRLVDEGVLSLAQAIERVTLGPARILGIPAGTLAVGAPADLCLFDPEARFIVQPQRFHSRGKNTPFGGWELRGVVRQTYVGGRLVFRGNED from the coding sequence ATGGAACAGCAGCCCATCAGGCGCCATATCGCCAACGCTTACGTCATCGACCCCGCCAGCGGCTTCGAAGGGCGGCAGGACCTCTTCATCGCCGCAGGCCGCATCGCCGGGCGGGGCGAAGCGCCGGCCGGCTTCGCCGCCGACGAATACATCGACGCCGGGGGCCTGATGCTCTGTCCCGGCCTGGTGGATCTGCGCGCCCGCCTGCGCGAACCGGGCGAAGAGCTGCACGGCGACATGCAGAGCGAACTGCGCGCCGCTGTCGCCGGCGGCATCACCAGCGTGGGCTGCCCGCCGGACACCCTGCCGGTTGCCGACCAGGTCAGCGTCATCCGCCACCAGCTCGGGCGCGCGGCGGAACTGGGGCTGGCGCGCGTTCATCCGCTGGCCGCCCTGACGCAGGGACTCGCCGGCCAGCATCTGGCGGAGATGGCCCTGCTCCTGGCGGCGGGCGCGGTGGGCGTGAGCAACGGCGATCGGGCCATCGCCCACAGCGGCATTCTGCGCAGCGCCCTGGAGTACGCCGCCAGCCTGCCGGCCACCGTATTCCTGCACAGCGAGGATGCCCAGCTCGGCAAAGGCGACATGCACGAGGGCGAGGTGAGCACCCGGCTGGGACTGCCGGGGCACCCGGCCGCCGCCGAGGCCATCGGCGTGGCCCGCGACCTGCTGCTGGCCGAACTGACCGGCGCCCGCGTGCACTTCCAGCACCTGTCCAGCGCCGCCGCCCTGGACCAGCTGCGCCCCGCCCTGCTGCGCCTGCCCGTTTCCGCCGATGCCAGCGTCGCGCACCTGCACCTGACCCACTATGACGTGGGCTACTTCAACACCCATGCCAAGACCTGCCCGCCGCTGCGCACCCACCGCGACCGCGACGCCCTGCGCGCCGCCCTGCGCACCGGCCAGATCAGCGCCATCACCAGCGACCACGCGCCCTGGCACGAGGACGCCAGCCGCGACACCTTCCACAATGCCGCCGCCGGCATCAGCGGTCTCGACACCTTCCTGCCCCTGGTGCTGCGCCTGGTGGACGAGGGCGTCCTGAGCCTGGCGCAAGCCATCGAGCGAGTCACGCTGGGGCCGGCGCGCATTCTGGGCATCCCCGCCGGCACCCTGGCCGTGGGCGCCCCCGCCGACCTCTGCCTCTTCGACCCCGAAGCCCGCTTCATCGTCCAGCCGCAACGCTTCCACTCGCGCGGCAAGAACACGCCCTTCGGCGGCTGGGAGCTGCGCGGCGTGGTACGGCAGACCTACGTGGGAGGGAGACTGGTGTTCCGGGGAAATGAAGACTGA
- the ruvX gene encoding Holliday junction resolvase RuvX → MNAPLAKHQRFMGFDFGTRRIGVAFASAIGTGAQGLSTVRNGPGGPDWQVLDQLVAAWEPDALVVGLPLNMDGSPGPVTPLARRFGNRLAGRYHRHLYWVDERLSSFAAEQDLRESGLSAAKRAKLLDQTAAEQILATFLAQRSCGPETRE, encoded by the coding sequence ATGAATGCTCCGCTGGCCAAGCACCAGCGCTTCATGGGCTTCGATTTCGGCACCCGCCGCATCGGCGTGGCCTTCGCCAGCGCCATCGGCACGGGGGCCCAGGGCCTGAGCACCGTGCGCAACGGCCCTGGCGGCCCCGACTGGCAGGTCCTGGACCAGCTCGTTGCCGCCTGGGAGCCCGACGCCCTGGTGGTGGGCCTGCCGCTCAACATGGACGGCAGTCCCGGCCCCGTGACGCCGCTGGCGCGGCGCTTCGGCAATCGCCTGGCCGGGCGCTACCACCGGCACCTCTACTGGGTCGACGAACGCCTGAGCAGCTTCGCGGCGGAGCAGGACCTGCGCGAGAGCGGATTGTCCGCCGCCAAACGTGCTAAACTCCTCGACCAGACGGCGGCCGAGCAGATTCTCGCCACCTTTCTTGCCCAGCGCAGTTGCGGACCGGAGACGAGGGAATGA
- the gshB gene encoding glutathione synthase, which translates to MRPLDIAFLMDPIGGINIHKDSTFAMLLEAQARGHRCHYLELADLSVRDGKAWGRLRPVTVKREPGAHYQLGEPAHRPLAEMDALLMRKDPPFDMDYIFASYLLEHAGTWVINDPVSLRNANEKLYALHFPELMPRTLVSRHIPQLREFLAEEGEVVVKPLYGRGGEGVFYLHTGDRNVGSILETVTGTGRHYVMAQRYIPAVRDGDKRILMVDGEPIAGALLRVPAADDFRGNMVAGASAQPAELTPRDREICARVGPRLRQDGLVFVGLDVIGGHLTEINVTSPTGVQEIDRFFKTNVCARLFDVIEARLS; encoded by the coding sequence ATGCGCCCACTCGACATCGCCTTTCTCATGGACCCCATCGGGGGCATCAACATCCACAAGGACAGCACCTTCGCCATGCTCCTGGAGGCCCAGGCGCGCGGCCATCGCTGCCACTACCTGGAGTTGGCCGACCTGTCGGTGCGCGACGGCAAGGCCTGGGGGCGCCTGCGGCCGGTGACCGTCAAGCGCGAGCCGGGTGCCCACTATCAGCTCGGCGAGCCCGCCCACCGGCCGCTGGCGGAGATGGACGCGCTGCTGATGCGCAAGGACCCGCCCTTCGACATGGACTACATCTTCGCCAGCTATCTGCTGGAGCACGCCGGCACCTGGGTCATCAACGATCCGGTCAGCTTGCGCAACGCCAACGAGAAGCTCTATGCCCTGCACTTCCCCGAGCTCATGCCGCGCACCCTGGTCAGCCGCCACATCCCGCAGCTGCGGGAATTCCTGGCCGAGGAAGGCGAGGTCGTGGTCAAGCCGCTCTACGGCCGCGGCGGCGAGGGCGTCTTTTATCTGCACACCGGCGACCGCAACGTCGGCAGCATCCTGGAGACGGTGACCGGCACCGGCCGGCACTACGTCATGGCGCAGCGCTACATCCCCGCCGTGCGCGACGGCGACAAGCGCATCCTCATGGTCGACGGCGAGCCGATCGCCGGGGCGCTGCTGCGCGTGCCGGCAGCCGACGACTTCCGCGGCAACATGGTGGCCGGCGCCAGCGCCCAGCCCGCCGAGCTCACGCCGCGCGACCGGGAGATCTGCGCCCGGGTGGGACCGCGCCTGCGCCAGGACGGGCTCGTCTTCGTCGGCCTGGACGTGATCGGCGGCCATCTCACCGAGATCAACGTGACGAGCCCCACGGGCGTGCAGGAGATCGACCGCTTCTTCAAGACCAACGTCTGCGCCCGGCTCTTCGACGTCATCGAGGCGCGCCTGAGCTGA
- a CDS encoding Gx transporter family protein — MPSPSERLNLAALPDGGDARIARLTALAVSLHIIESALPPLLPGLKPGLANIVVIVALGRYGFAAAAWVSLLRVLVSALLLGTLFSPTFWLSLSGALGSLLVLFPAQYLPGRGFGPVGFSLLAALANIGAQFVTAYLVFIQHPGVFWLLPPLLAAALFFGIGNGLIAHWILTRLESAPQP, encoded by the coding sequence ATGCCATCGCCGAGTGAGCGCCTCAACCTGGCGGCCCTGCCGGACGGCGGCGACGCCCGCATCGCCCGGTTGACCGCCCTGGCGGTCTCCCTGCACATCATCGAAAGCGCCCTGCCGCCGCTGCTGCCCGGCCTGAAGCCGGGACTGGCCAACATCGTGGTCATCGTCGCCCTGGGCCGCTACGGCTTCGCCGCCGCCGCCTGGGTCAGCCTGTTGCGCGTGCTGGTCAGCGCCCTGCTCCTGGGCACCCTGTTCAGCCCGACCTTCTGGCTCAGCCTGTCCGGCGCGCTCGGCAGCCTGCTCGTGCTCTTTCCCGCCCAGTATCTGCCGGGGCGCGGCTTCGGGCCGGTCGGCTTTTCCCTGCTGGCCGCGCTGGCCAACATCGGCGCCCAGTTCGTTACGGCCTATCTCGTCTTCATCCAGCATCCGGGTGTATTCTGGCTCTTGCCGCCGCTGCTGGCCGCCGCCCTCTTCTTCGGCATCGGCAACGGCCTGATCGCCCACTGGATCCTCACGCGCCTGGAGAGCGCGCCGCAGCCATGA
- a CDS encoding NusG domain II-containing protein, which yields MPALQWLRDATTPADRALILALCLLLPLALWITQSRAAGRTVQIFQDRTLLAELPLAQERRIHVPGPLGDTVVEIRDGQARVLSSPCQGKQCIRAGWLAHAHDSAACVPNHVLVLIPGDAGGDGKDFDAIAE from the coding sequence ATGCCCGCACTCCAGTGGCTCCGCGACGCCACCACGCCGGCCGACCGCGCATTGATTCTGGCCCTGTGTCTCCTGCTGCCGCTGGCGCTGTGGATCACCCAGAGTCGTGCGGCCGGCCGCACGGTGCAGATCTTCCAGGATCGCACCCTGCTGGCCGAGCTTCCCCTGGCGCAGGAGCGCCGCATCCACGTGCCGGGCCCGCTCGGCGACACCGTGGTGGAGATCCGCGACGGTCAAGCGCGGGTATTGTCCAGCCCCTGCCAGGGCAAGCAGTGCATCCGCGCCGGCTGGCTCGCCCACGCCCACGACAGCGCTGCCTGCGTGCCCAACCACGTGCTGGTGCTGATTCCCGGCGATGCCGGCGGAGACGGCAAGGACTTCGATGCCATCGCCGAGTGA
- a CDS encoding YqgE/AlgH family protein: MSFASLKNHFLIAMPRLADPNFSHTVTYICEHNAEGAMGIVINRLLDLTVGDVLSQLQMGEGSFSTSVLPVHWGGPVQTDRGFLLHEPLGSWNSTLPVSESIGLSTSRDILEAIARQRGPSRFLLALGYAGWGAGQLEDEIKENAWLHGPAQTQILFEDAVDHRWEAAAKAIGVDPLLLSDTAGHA, translated from the coding sequence ATGTCCTTCGCATCCTTGAAAAACCACTTTCTCATCGCCATGCCGCGCTTGGCGGATCCCAATTTCAGCCACACGGTGACCTACATCTGCGAGCACAATGCCGAAGGCGCCATGGGCATCGTGATCAATCGCCTGCTGGACCTGACCGTCGGAGACGTGCTCAGCCAGCTGCAGATGGGCGAAGGCAGCTTCAGCACCAGTGTCCTGCCGGTGCACTGGGGCGGGCCGGTGCAGACGGATCGCGGCTTCCTGCTGCACGAGCCGCTGGGGTCGTGGAACTCGACCTTGCCGGTCAGCGAGTCCATCGGCCTGAGCACCTCCAGGGACATCCTCGAAGCCATCGCCCGGCAACGCGGTCCCAGCCGCTTTCTGCTGGCGCTGGGCTATGCCGGCTGGGGGGCCGGGCAGCTGGAGGACGAGATCAAGGAAAATGCCTGGCTGCACGGCCCGGCGCAGACGCAGATCCTCTTCGAGGATGCGGTGGACCACCGCTGGGAGGCCGCCGCCAAAGCCATCGGCGTGGACCCCCTGCTGCTGTCGGACACAGCGGGGCATGCCTGA
- the pyrR gene encoding bifunctional pyr operon transcriptional regulator/uracil phosphoribosyltransferase PyrR — MNDSPEIEPILDQMAAQLRPLLAEDAAMVGIYTGGVWVAQALHQRLGLETELGQVDISFYRDDFTRIGLHPEVRASHIPFDVDNRVIILVDDVLHTGRTIRAALNEIFDYGRPARIVLAVLVDRDGRELPIQADVVGLHRRLAAGAQIKLTGPAPLQLVTRGATEHKA, encoded by the coding sequence ATGAACGACAGCCCTGAGATCGAACCCATTCTGGATCAGATGGCGGCGCAGTTGCGCCCGCTGCTCGCCGAGGACGCGGCCATGGTGGGCATCTATACGGGCGGCGTCTGGGTGGCCCAGGCCCTGCACCAGCGGCTGGGGCTGGAAACGGAGCTGGGGCAGGTGGACATCTCCTTCTACCGGGACGACTTCACCCGCATCGGCCTGCATCCGGAGGTGCGCGCCTCCCACATCCCCTTCGACGTGGACAACCGGGTGATCATCCTGGTGGATGACGTGCTGCATACCGGCCGCACCATTCGCGCCGCTCTGAACGAGATCTTCGACTACGGCCGCCCGGCCCGCATCGTCCTGGCCGTGCTGGTGGACCGCGACGGGCGCGAACTGCCGATCCAGGCGGACGTGGTCGGCTTGCATCGGCGCCTGGCCGCAGGCGCCCAGATCAAACTGACCGGCCCCGCGCCCCTGCAGCTCGTCACCCGCGGCGCGACGGAGCACAAGGCATGA
- the gshA gene encoding glutamate--cysteine ligase, which produces MPHLTTAMVGPLHELEQQMLSHQARIEHWFRCQWRATPPPFYASVDLRNAGFKLAPVDTNLFPAGFNNLGAEFHPLCVAAIQNYIARTNPGLERLLLIPESHTRNLFYLENVFQLKRLLELAGLDVRVGSLSPEVSAPTAFELPSGNRLVQEPLVREGRRLRTDGFEPELILLNNDLSGGRPEILENLEQPIAPPLLAGWSTRRKSMHFAHYRAAAKELAALLEIDAWAIDPEFRKCDRIDFMKKSGLDCLVKNVDETLDIIREKYREHGVTRDPFVVVKADAGTYGMGIMMVKSGEELRDLNRKQRTKMATVKEGASVSDVIIQEGVFTFETIEGAVAEPVVYMIDSQVVGGFYRVHTQRTDEENLNAPGMHFEPLAFAQSCVLPNPQGQPDDCPNRFYAYGVIARLALVAAARELAEMHKAQPF; this is translated from the coding sequence GTGCCCCACCTGACGACGGCCATGGTCGGGCCGCTGCACGAATTGGAACAACAGATGCTGTCCCACCAGGCCCGCATCGAGCACTGGTTCCGTTGCCAATGGCGCGCCACGCCGCCGCCCTTCTACGCCTCGGTGGATTTGCGCAACGCCGGCTTCAAGCTGGCGCCGGTGGATACCAATCTCTTTCCGGCGGGCTTCAACAATCTGGGCGCCGAGTTTCATCCCCTGTGCGTGGCCGCCATCCAGAACTACATCGCGCGCACCAATCCGGGTCTGGAGCGGCTGCTGCTGATTCCGGAGAGCCATACCCGCAACCTCTTCTATCTGGAGAACGTCTTCCAGCTGAAGCGCCTGCTGGAGCTGGCCGGCCTGGACGTGCGCGTGGGCAGCCTGTCGCCCGAGGTGAGCGCCCCGACGGCCTTCGAGCTGCCTTCCGGGAACCGGCTGGTGCAGGAGCCATTGGTCCGCGAGGGACGGCGCCTGCGGACCGACGGCTTCGAGCCGGAACTCATTCTGCTCAACAACGACCTCTCCGGCGGGCGGCCCGAGATCCTGGAGAACCTGGAGCAGCCCATCGCCCCGCCCCTGCTGGCCGGCTGGAGCACGCGGCGCAAATCCATGCACTTCGCCCACTACCGCGCCGCCGCCAAGGAGCTGGCGGCCCTGCTGGAGATCGATGCCTGGGCCATCGACCCCGAATTCCGCAAGTGCGACCGCATCGACTTCATGAAGAAGAGCGGGCTGGACTGCCTGGTCAAGAACGTGGACGAGACCCTGGACATCATCCGCGAGAAGTACCGCGAGCACGGCGTGACCCGCGACCCCTTCGTGGTGGTGAAGGCGGATGCCGGCACCTACGGCATGGGCATCATGATGGTCAAGAGCGGCGAGGAGCTGCGCGACCTCAACCGCAAGCAGCGCACCAAGATGGCCACGGTCAAGGAGGGCGCCAGCGTCAGCGACGTCATCATCCAGGAAGGGGTTTTCACCTTCGAGACCATCGAGGGCGCCGTCGCGGAGCCGGTGGTCTACATGATCGACAGCCAAGTGGTGGGCGGCTTCTATCGGGTGCACACCCAGCGCACCGACGAGGAAAACCTGAACGCCCCCGGCATGCACTTCGAACCGCTGGCCTTCGCCCAGAGCTGCGTGCTGCCCAACCCCCAGGGCCAGCCCGACGACTGCCCCAACCGCTTCTACGCCTACGGCGTCATCGCGCGCCTGGCCCTGGTGGCGGCGGCGCGGGAATTGGCGGAAATGCACAAGGCCCAACCCTTCTGA
- a CDS encoding FAD:protein FMN transferase, translating to MKPRVFALLPLLLFAALLGGCRQAQQVQSQQGLVMGTLATITVYAPRNTATDAALQAAFRTLDEINHIWHPWTPDATLARFNQALHTRQWVPVPADLQPLLLEALRLSRASRGNFDPGLGELTALWGFREAPEPGIERAPPIPSRITALLRQGIGVKHLQLRRDPQHGLMARTDTPTLTLDFGAIAKGYAVDRVVAQLERAGIENAIVNLGGNLRVLGSKGDSPWRIGIRAPRGDGTIAAIRNQGDMSVLTSGDYERYFIHQGQRFHHILHPRSGAPARGLISVTVVTDNATLGDAASTALFVAGPRQWPQVARALGVDKVLVVEDSGQVWVTPALQPLLELAPGVRAQVRDLSAPRQTKRPAA from the coding sequence ATGAAGCCTCGCGTTTTCGCCCTGCTGCCCCTCCTGCTCTTCGCCGCGCTGCTCGGCGGCTGCCGGCAGGCGCAGCAGGTGCAGAGCCAACAGGGCCTGGTCATGGGCACCCTGGCGACCATCACCGTCTATGCGCCGCGCAACACGGCCACGGATGCCGCCCTGCAAGCCGCGTTCCGCACCCTGGACGAGATCAATCACATTTGGCACCCCTGGACGCCGGACGCCACCCTGGCCCGCTTCAACCAGGCCCTGCACACGCGCCAGTGGGTGCCGGTGCCCGCCGACCTGCAGCCGCTGCTCCTGGAAGCCCTCCGCCTCAGCCGCGCCAGCCGAGGCAACTTCGATCCCGGCCTGGGGGAGCTGACCGCGCTGTGGGGCTTCCGCGAAGCGCCGGAGCCGGGCATCGAGCGCGCCCCGCCGATCCCGTCCCGCATCACCGCCCTCCTGCGCCAGGGCATCGGGGTCAAGCATCTGCAACTGCGCCGGGATCCGCAGCACGGGTTGATGGCCCGCACCGACACCCCGACCTTGACCCTGGACTTCGGCGCCATCGCCAAGGGCTATGCCGTCGACCGGGTGGTGGCGCAGCTGGAGCGTGCCGGCATCGAGAATGCCATCGTCAATCTGGGCGGCAACCTGCGGGTGCTGGGCAGCAAGGGCGACAGCCCCTGGCGCATCGGCATCCGCGCGCCGCGCGGCGACGGCACCATCGCCGCCATCCGCAACCAGGGCGACATGAGCGTGCTCACCTCGGGCGACTACGAGCGCTATTTCATCCACCAGGGCCAGCGCTTTCACCATATCCTGCACCCGCGCAGCGGCGCGCCGGCCCGCGGCCTGATCTCCGTCACCGTGGTCACCGACAACGCCACCCTGGGCGACGCCGCTTCCACCGCCCTGTTCGTCGCCGGCCCCCGTCAGTGGCCGCAGGTGGCTCGGGCACTCGGCGTGGACAAGGTGCTGGTGGTGGAGGACAGCGGTCAGGTCTGGGTCACGCCCGCGCTGCAGCCGCTGCTCGAACTGGCGCCCGGCGTGCGCGCCCAGGTCCGGGATCTGTCCGCTCCGCGCCAAACCAAGCGCCCGGCCGCCTGA
- a CDS encoding energy transducer TonB — MTLNLLQLFRDHADRLFPWLLLSAIVHLFILLGIGFQQRLPDKRPSQPEAIEIVLAPLPKAEKTPAQADLLSQANHQGRGAAGREPPARPPASPTPSAPEAQPPRRAEADTESSLRAQRQQAPAARPPAADAPPADTSTTSPALPLNPNLDIARLEQEMRRSGNRQPLREKVIDSSTREYRYAAYMEAWRLKVERIGNLNYPEEARAQGLAGSLVLDVALRPDGSIADIEVQRSSGSPVLDEAAKRIVRLGAPYSPFPEDMRREVDVLHIVRTWNFANNRLK; from the coding sequence ATGACCCTGAACCTGCTCCAACTTTTCCGCGACCATGCCGACCGGCTGTTTCCCTGGCTGCTGCTGTCCGCCATCGTGCATCTTTTCATCCTGCTCGGCATCGGCTTCCAGCAGCGCCTGCCGGACAAGCGCCCATCGCAGCCGGAGGCCATCGAGATCGTGCTGGCGCCGCTGCCGAAAGCGGAGAAAACCCCGGCCCAGGCGGATCTGCTCAGCCAGGCCAACCACCAGGGCCGCGGCGCAGCCGGCCGCGAGCCGCCAGCGCGCCCGCCGGCCAGCCCCACCCCGTCCGCGCCGGAAGCCCAGCCGCCGCGCCGGGCGGAAGCAGACACGGAAAGCAGCCTGCGTGCCCAGCGCCAGCAAGCACCGGCAGCGCGCCCCCCGGCCGCTGACGCACCCCCGGCAGACACAAGCACCACGTCGCCCGCCCTGCCCTTGAACCCCAACCTGGACATTGCCCGGCTCGAGCAGGAGATGCGCCGCTCCGGCAACCGGCAGCCGCTGCGGGAGAAGGTCATCGATTCCTCCACCCGCGAATACCGCTATGCCGCCTACATGGAGGCTTGGCGCCTCAAGGTGGAACGCATCGGCAACCTGAACTACCCGGAGGAAGCCCGCGCCCAGGGCTTGGCGGGCAGCCTGGTGCTGGACGTGGCCCTGCGACCCGACGGCAGCATCGCCGACATCGAAGTGCAGCGCTCCTCCGGCTCGCCGGTCCTGGACGAAGCCGCCAAGCGCATCGTCCGCCTCGGCGCCCCCTACAGCCCTTTTCCCGAGGACATGCGTCGGGAAGTGGACGTGCTGCACATCGTGCGAACCTGGAATTTTGCCAACAATCGCCTGAAATGA